One Hordeum vulgare subsp. vulgare chromosome 4H, MorexV3_pseudomolecules_assembly, whole genome shotgun sequence DNA window includes the following coding sequences:
- the LOC123446417 gene encoding uncharacterized protein DDB_G0287625-like — NNNNNNNNNNNNNNNNNTSNNNNNNNNNKSNNKSNSNSKSNNKSTNNNSNSNSNNNRNSNSSSSNNNNNNNNNNNNNNNRNNNRNNNNNNNNNNNNNNNNNNNNNNNNNNNSNSNSNSNCSNNNNNNNNNHNNNNTSSSNNNNNNNNNNNTSNNNNNRNNNNNNNNSNNNNNNNNNNRNNNNNNNNNNNNNNNNNNNSNNNNNNNNNNTTSSSNNNN, encoded by the coding sequence aacaacaacaacaacaacaacaacaacaacaacaacaacaacaacaacaacaccagcaacaacaacaacaacaacaacaacaacaagagcaacaacaagagcaacagcaacagcaagagcaacaacaagagcaccaacaacaacagcaacagcaacagcaataacaacaggaacagcaacagcagcagcagcaacaacaacaacaacaacaacaacaacaacaacaacaacaacaacaggaacaacaacaggaacaacaacaacaacaacaacaacaacaacaacaacaacaacaacaacaacaacaacaacaacaacaacaacaacaacaacagcaacagcaacagcaacagcaactgcagcaacaacaacaacaacaacaacaacaaccacaacaacaacaacaccagcagcagcaacaacaacaacaacaacaacaacaacaacaacaccagcaacaacaacaacaacaggaacaacaacaacaacaacaacaacagcaacaacaacaacaacaacaacaacaacaacaggaacaacaacaacaacaacaacaacaacaacaacaacaacaacaacaacaacaacaacagcaacaacaacaacaacaacaacaacaacaacaccaccagcagcagcaacaacaacaac